A window of the Microbulbifer aggregans genome harbors these coding sequences:
- a CDS encoding alpha/beta hydrolase, with product MKKILKVFALGVLSLLIATGGFAFYLYQTNDFVSAVVDNDESRLFYFPVKEMRRMEVLAYEEIPLRVAEDVTIYSYFFKPETDSVRATIFFLHGSGGNVSLYLPAIQPLVESGFQVYALDWRGFGKSGGKPTHLNVLEDSKIAFADMRSREEVKSTPVVVLGQSLGGQVAVGLTRELQEQVTALVLDGSVASFSTVAADNTPVEFLRQRAESHPEDFHQPYTAAEDIREITAIPKLIIQSRDDTNVRPERGQTLFANAREPKAFWQTEGKHIHTLMKYPDETVSKIEQLLN from the coding sequence ATGAAAAAAATTTTGAAGGTTTTTGCCTTGGGGGTGCTGAGTCTCCTGATCGCTACCGGCGGCTTCGCTTTTTATCTTTACCAAACCAATGACTTTGTCAGCGCAGTGGTGGATAACGATGAGTCCAGGCTGTTTTATTTCCCGGTGAAAGAGATGCGCCGAATGGAGGTGCTGGCTTATGAGGAAATTCCGTTGCGGGTTGCTGAGGATGTCACCATCTACAGCTATTTCTTCAAACCAGAGACAGACAGCGTCAGGGCCACAATCTTCTTCCTGCATGGCTCGGGAGGTAATGTCAGCCTGTACCTGCCCGCTATCCAGCCACTCGTGGAAAGTGGATTCCAGGTATACGCACTCGACTGGCGGGGCTTCGGTAAGTCTGGGGGTAAGCCGACGCACCTTAATGTGCTGGAGGACAGCAAAATCGCATTCGCCGATATGCGCTCCCGGGAAGAGGTGAAGTCGACTCCCGTGGTCGTTCTCGGCCAATCCCTGGGCGGCCAGGTGGCTGTGGGATTGACTAGGGAGTTACAGGAGCAGGTAACTGCGCTGGTGCTCGATGGCAGTGTCGCGTCCTTCTCCACCGTTGCGGCTGACAATACCCCGGTGGAATTCCTGCGCCAGCGCGCGGAGAGCCACCCTGAAGATTTCCACCAACCCTACACGGCCGCCGAGGACATTCGAGAGATTACCGCCATCCCAAAGCTGATTATTCAGAGCCGCGATGACACCAATGTGCGCCCCGAGCGCGGCCAGACACTCTTTGCCAATGCCCGAGAGCCAAAAGCCTTCTGGCAGACAGAAGGCAAACATATCCATACGCTGATGAAATACCCGGACGAAACAGTGAGCAAAATCGAGCAGCTCCTCAACTAG